A single region of the Austwickia chelonae genome encodes:
- a CDS encoding tryptophanase: MTEPTFRTVIEPFRIHSVEPLRMTTADYRRQKAAEASYNLFSLHADDVLIDLLTDSGTGAMSRDQWAAIQHGDESYAGSPSYYLFRDAVRDLFPYEHVIPTHQGRAAEKILFGAICSPGKVVPSNTHFDTTRANIEFTGATALDLVIDEGHDPALDHPFKGNMNLDRLETLLSERGDDVPCVMMTITNNSGGGQPVSLENLRAVSEIAHKYSKPLFLDACRFGENAWFIRMREEGQGEREVVDIVRDMAACADGMTMSAKKDPLGNIGGWLALNDDALAQECRNLLILTEGFPTYGGLAGRDLEALAQGLKETVTHDYLNYRITSTAYLGKALDQLGIPCIKPTGGHAVYIDARAMLPHIEPLKFPGQALAVALYEVGGVRSCEIGTAMFGKQPDGSEKPAAMDLVRLAIPRRTYTQSHIDYVIEVCEQVKAMAGDLPGYRIVEEPPALRHFTAKFGQL; encoded by the coding sequence ATGACCGAACCGACCTTCCGCACCGTCATCGAACCCTTCCGCATCCACTCCGTCGAACCGCTACGGATGACCACGGCGGACTACCGCCGCCAGAAGGCCGCGGAGGCGTCGTACAACCTGTTCTCCCTGCACGCCGACGACGTCCTGATCGATCTGCTCACCGACTCCGGCACCGGCGCGATGAGCCGCGACCAGTGGGCCGCCATCCAGCACGGCGACGAGAGCTACGCCGGCAGCCCCTCCTACTACCTCTTCCGCGACGCCGTCCGCGACCTCTTCCCCTACGAGCACGTCATCCCCACCCACCAGGGACGGGCCGCCGAGAAGATCCTCTTCGGCGCGATCTGTTCCCCCGGCAAGGTCGTCCCCAGCAACACCCACTTCGACACCACCCGGGCCAACATCGAATTCACCGGCGCCACCGCCCTCGACCTGGTCATCGACGAAGGCCACGACCCCGCCCTCGACCACCCCTTCAAGGGCAACATGAACCTCGACCGCCTCGAGACCCTCCTGTCCGAGCGCGGCGACGACGTCCCCTGCGTGATGATGACCATCACCAACAACTCCGGCGGCGGACAACCCGTCTCCCTGGAGAACCTGCGCGCCGTCTCCGAGATCGCCCACAAGTACAGCAAACCGCTCTTCCTCGACGCCTGCCGCTTCGGTGAGAACGCCTGGTTCATTCGGATGCGCGAAGAGGGACAGGGCGAGCGCGAGGTCGTCGACATCGTCCGCGACATGGCTGCCTGCGCCGACGGCATGACCATGTCCGCCAAGAAGGACCCGCTGGGCAATATCGGCGGTTGGCTCGCCCTCAACGACGACGCCCTCGCCCAGGAATGCCGCAACCTGCTGATCCTCACCGAAGGTTTCCCCACCTACGGCGGCCTCGCCGGACGTGACCTCGAAGCCCTCGCCCAAGGGTTGAAGGAGACCGTCACCCACGACTACCTCAACTACCGGATCACCTCGACCGCCTATCTCGGCAAGGCCCTCGACCAGCTCGGCATCCCCTGCATCAAGCCCACCGGCGGGCACGCCGTCTACATCGACGCCCGCGCCATGCTGCCCCACATCGAACCGTTGAAGTTCCCCGGGCAGGCGCTCGCGGTCGCCCTGTACGAGGTCGGCGGGGTGCGCAGCTGCGAGATCGGCACCGCCATGTTCGGCAAGCAGCCCGACGGCAGTGAGAAACCCGCCGCGATGGACCTGGTGCGGTTGGCCATCCCGCGGCGCACGTACACGCAGAGCCACATCGACTACGTCATCGAGGTCTGCGAGCAGGTGAAGGCGATGGCCGGCGACCTGCCCGGCTACCGCATCGTGGAGGAGCCCCCGGCGCTGCGGCACTTCACCGCGAAATTCGGTCAGCTCTGA
- a CDS encoding acetyl/propionyl/methylcrotonyl-CoA carboxylase subunit alpha — MAISKVLIANRGEIAVRIARACKDAGIGSVAVYADPDRDALHVKVADEAYALGGATPGDSYLVQEKLLDVAQRSGADAVHPGYGFLAENASFAQAVLDAGLTWIGPSPAAIDALGDKVKARHIATRAKAPLVPGTKEPVQDAEEIIAFAQEHGLPVAIKAAYGGGGRGLKVARTLEEIPELFESAVREAVTAFGRGECFVERFLDKPRHVETQCLADAHGNVVVVSTRDCSLQRRHQKLVEEAPAPFLSDEQNAELVRASKAILAEAGYVGAGTCEYLVAQDGLISFLEVNTRLQVEHPVTEEVTGIDLVREQLRIADGEELGYDDPPLRGHSIEFRINGEDPGRGFLPAPGSVLTFRPPSGPGVRLDSGIEQGDVISGQFDSMLAKLIVTGADRQQALQRARRALAEFEVEGMPTALTFHRAVVEDPAFAPADPQQPFSVYTTWMETEFDNTIEPYSGPTADAGDPEAERQRVVVEIGGKRVEISLPGGLPAAGGGAGTANGPRRKAPRRAGTAGRAGAKVGGDSLTAPMQGTIVKLAVSDGDQVAEGDLVVVLEAMKMEQPINAHKAGTVSGLSAAVGETVSSGAVLCEIKGESAE; from the coding sequence ATGGCCATCTCCAAAGTGTTGATCGCGAACCGCGGCGAGATCGCCGTGCGCATCGCCCGCGCCTGCAAGGACGCCGGAATCGGTTCCGTCGCCGTCTACGCCGACCCCGACCGCGACGCCCTGCACGTGAAGGTGGCCGACGAGGCCTACGCGCTCGGAGGAGCGACGCCCGGTGACAGCTACCTCGTCCAGGAGAAACTCCTCGACGTCGCCCAGCGTTCCGGTGCCGACGCCGTCCACCCCGGATACGGTTTCCTCGCCGAGAACGCCTCCTTCGCCCAGGCCGTCCTCGACGCCGGGCTCACCTGGATCGGCCCCTCCCCCGCCGCCATCGACGCCCTCGGTGACAAGGTCAAGGCCCGGCATATCGCCACCCGCGCGAAAGCACCCCTCGTGCCCGGCACCAAGGAGCCGGTCCAGGACGCCGAGGAGATCATCGCCTTCGCCCAGGAGCACGGCCTGCCGGTCGCGATCAAAGCCGCCTACGGCGGTGGCGGACGCGGCCTGAAGGTCGCCCGCACCCTCGAGGAGATCCCCGAACTCTTCGAATCGGCTGTCCGTGAAGCGGTCACCGCTTTCGGCCGCGGCGAGTGCTTCGTCGAACGTTTCCTCGACAAACCGCGCCACGTCGAAACGCAGTGTCTGGCCGACGCCCACGGCAATGTGGTCGTCGTCTCCACCCGCGACTGTTCCCTGCAGCGCCGTCATCAGAAACTCGTCGAGGAAGCACCTGCCCCCTTCCTCAGCGACGAGCAGAACGCCGAACTGGTCCGTGCCTCCAAGGCGATCCTCGCCGAGGCCGGGTACGTCGGTGCGGGTACCTGCGAATATCTCGTCGCCCAGGACGGGCTCATCTCCTTCCTGGAGGTCAACACCCGACTCCAGGTCGAGCACCCCGTGACCGAGGAGGTCACCGGCATCGACCTGGTCCGGGAGCAGCTGCGGATCGCCGACGGCGAAGAGCTCGGCTACGACGACCCGCCACTGCGTGGCCATTCCATCGAATTCCGTATCAACGGCGAGGACCCCGGGCGCGGTTTCCTCCCGGCACCGGGCAGCGTGCTGACCTTCCGGCCGCCGTCGGGGCCCGGGGTCCGGCTCGATTCCGGTATCGAACAGGGCGACGTCATCTCCGGACAGTTCGACTCGATGCTCGCCAAACTGATCGTCACCGGAGCCGACCGTCAGCAGGCTCTGCAACGCGCCCGCCGTGCCTTGGCCGAGTTCGAGGTCGAGGGGATGCCCACCGCATTGACCTTCCATCGCGCGGTCGTCGAGGACCCGGCTTTCGCTCCCGCAGATCCGCAGCAACCGTTCAGCGTGTACACCACGTGGATGGAGACCGAGTTCGACAACACCATCGAGCCCTACAGCGGCCCCACCGCCGACGCCGGCGACCCGGAGGCCGAACGGCAGAGGGTCGTCGTCGAGATCGGTGGCAAACGGGTCGAGATCAGCCTTCCCGGTGGCCTTCCTGCCGCTGGAGGTGGCGCAGGCACGGCGAACGGGCCTCGACGCAAGGCGCCTCGCCGGGCCGGTACCGCAGGCCGGGCCGGGGCGAAGGTCGGCGGCGACAGCCTCACCGCTCCCATGCAGGGCACCATCGTGAAGCTGGCAGTGTCCGACGGCGATCAGGTCGCCGAGGGGGACCTCGTGGTGGTCCTGGAGGCGATGAAGATGGAGCAGCCCATCAATGCGCACAAGGCCGGTACGGTCTCCGGGCTGTCCGCGGCCGTAGGAGAGACCGTGTCCAGCGGTGCTGTCCTGTGCGAGATCAAAGGCGAGTCCGCCGAGTAG
- a CDS encoding purine-nucleoside phosphorylase produces the protein MAVLLPSSDIDPFELASAAAAVIAERTDAPRHDVALVLGSGWGRTGDLIGETLTTIDNEDVPGFAAAAVAGHSGTMRSVAIGDTGRRALVFGTRTHFYEGRGVRAVVHPIRTAAAAGCQTVVVTNGCGGLRPEWAPGTPVLISDHINLTASSPIEGANFVDLTDAYSPRLRDLARQVDPSLDEGVYVQFRGPHYETPAEVRMAKTLGGDLVGMSTALEVIAARQAGMEVLGISLVTNPAAGISPTPLSHEEVIAAGKAAATRCGNLLASIVTQI, from the coding sequence ATGGCGGTTCTGCTCCCTTCATCTGACATCGATCCCTTCGAGCTCGCTTCCGCGGCAGCTGCGGTCATCGCCGAGCGCACCGATGCGCCGCGCCATGACGTGGCCTTGGTCCTCGGGTCCGGCTGGGGTCGGACCGGCGACCTCATCGGTGAGACCCTCACGACCATCGACAATGAGGATGTTCCCGGTTTCGCGGCGGCGGCTGTGGCTGGTCATTCAGGCACGATGCGGTCGGTCGCCATCGGTGACACCGGTCGTCGCGCGCTCGTCTTCGGCACTCGTACGCATTTCTACGAAGGACGTGGGGTGCGGGCGGTGGTCCACCCCATCCGCACGGCCGCTGCGGCCGGATGTCAAACTGTCGTAGTTACCAACGGTTGTGGCGGTTTGCGCCCTGAGTGGGCTCCCGGCACGCCAGTATTGATCTCCGACCACATCAACCTGACCGCTTCCTCCCCCATCGAGGGCGCGAACTTCGTCGATCTGACTGATGCCTATTCCCCCCGTCTGCGCGATCTGGCCCGCCAGGTCGACCCGAGCCTCGATGAGGGCGTGTACGTCCAGTTCCGTGGACCGCACTACGAGACGCCTGCCGAGGTCCGGATGGCGAAGACCCTCGGCGGTGACCTGGTGGGCATGTCAACTGCCCTGGAGGTCATCGCAGCACGCCAGGCCGGAATGGAGGTGCTGGGCATTTCGCTCGTCACCAACCCGGCTGCAGGCATCTCTCCCACCCCGTTGTCTCATGAGGAGGTCATCGCAGCGGGCAAGGCTGCGGCTACCCGTTGCGGGAACCTCCTCGCCAGCATCGTGACGCAGATCTGA
- a CDS encoding DUF4129 domain-containing protein encodes MRARSWCALAAVDPSPEEARRWAEEELAKSAYQEPWIARFLAYLAHQLEALLLKLFSFKGGSSPVPSAVTILAVLVVVLALTVLFVKVWKRKYPDAEEAGSPEPAVLPFAPLTAAEYRARAQAALPDDPRTAAVEAYRAIAAGLQERYVVNVNQGRTAREFAVQAAVAYPVCGVECGDAATTFEEACYGGLVPELSAVERILSLESRMRAEKPILNRPDANAVPLAVPR; translated from the coding sequence ATGAGGGCCCGCTCCTGGTGTGCGCTGGCCGCGGTCGACCCTTCTCCGGAGGAGGCCCGCCGTTGGGCCGAGGAGGAACTCGCCAAATCTGCTTATCAGGAACCGTGGATCGCCAGGTTCCTGGCTTATCTCGCTCATCAGCTGGAAGCGCTGTTGCTCAAGCTGTTCTCGTTCAAAGGCGGCAGTTCACCGGTGCCCTCGGCCGTGACGATCCTGGCCGTCCTGGTCGTGGTCCTCGCGCTCACGGTGTTGTTCGTCAAAGTCTGGAAGAGGAAATACCCGGATGCCGAGGAAGCGGGCTCTCCAGAGCCTGCGGTGCTGCCCTTCGCCCCGCTGACTGCCGCGGAGTACCGAGCACGGGCGCAGGCTGCTCTCCCTGACGATCCGCGCACTGCTGCGGTGGAGGCCTACCGGGCGATCGCCGCAGGTCTGCAGGAGCGATATGTCGTCAACGTGAACCAGGGCAGAACGGCTCGGGAGTTCGCGGTCCAAGCAGCTGTCGCGTATCCGGTCTGCGGAGTCGAGTGCGGCGACGCGGCGACGACCTTCGAGGAAGCCTGTTACGGAGGGTTGGTCCCCGAGCTGAGTGCGGTGGAGCGGATCTTGTCCTTGGAGTCCCGGATGCGTGCGGAGAAACCGATCCTGAACAGGCCAGATGCGAATGCGGTTCCGCTGGCGGTGCCTCGATGA
- a CDS encoding DUF4350 domain-containing protein: protein MNPIGRLLGTVGVLLALVAAALLGTYWVAGDRIGSEPGNLDSTTSNGGAALAVLLRERAQVDVRMARTSSDLGNPAEGTFVIAAPGKIPDQALGSVRSHAARAKTLVLVNPHRETLEMFARDISVQEKIQGSFGARCTAEGIRAGDEITGETRLYRSSRSLDKVCFTQVGGGAGMPGAVVIRDDLGRRIVVVGSLDIFTNQHLRLQGNAAVALRLTGSHPHVTWYSGAPESKVAEKKADAGSAWQPKWFQPLVLGLAATVVVAMFWRGRRLGRLSREPLPVVVQAGETTLARGRMYRRARQPSYAATILQQATCRRLSMTLDLPPSADPSVVAQAASQVCGRSPHDILHTLTCAPQNDADLAALAGALASLEGEVRRT, encoded by the coding sequence ATGAATCCGATAGGACGGCTGCTGGGAACAGTCGGTGTCCTCCTTGCTCTCGTGGCCGCCGCGCTGCTCGGTACCTACTGGGTCGCCGGTGATCGGATCGGGTCCGAGCCGGGGAACCTGGATTCGACCACGTCGAACGGCGGGGCCGCCCTGGCTGTTCTGCTGCGTGAACGCGCTCAGGTGGATGTCCGGATGGCGAGGACCTCCTCCGACCTGGGCAACCCGGCTGAAGGAACCTTCGTGATCGCTGCGCCCGGCAAGATTCCCGACCAGGCGCTGGGTTCGGTACGCAGCCATGCAGCCCGGGCGAAGACTCTCGTGTTGGTGAATCCGCATCGGGAGACCCTCGAGATGTTCGCACGGGACATCAGCGTCCAGGAGAAGATCCAGGGGTCCTTCGGAGCGCGATGCACTGCTGAGGGCATCCGGGCAGGGGACGAGATCACCGGGGAAACTCGGCTCTACCGCTCTTCCCGGAGCCTGGACAAGGTGTGTTTCACCCAGGTCGGCGGCGGCGCTGGGATGCCTGGGGCCGTCGTGATCAGGGATGACCTCGGGCGTCGGATCGTCGTCGTCGGCAGCCTGGACATCTTCACCAACCAGCATCTCCGCCTTCAGGGGAATGCAGCGGTCGCGCTTCGACTGACCGGGTCGCATCCCCATGTGACATGGTACTCGGGGGCCCCCGAGTCGAAGGTGGCTGAGAAGAAGGCCGATGCCGGGTCGGCGTGGCAACCGAAATGGTTCCAGCCGCTGGTCCTCGGGTTGGCGGCGACGGTCGTGGTGGCGATGTTCTGGCGAGGGCGACGCCTCGGGAGACTTTCCCGCGAGCCCCTGCCTGTCGTGGTCCAGGCCGGGGAGACCACCCTCGCCCGGGGACGCATGTATCGTCGCGCCCGCCAGCCGAGCTATGCCGCGACGATCCTCCAGCAGGCAACCTGTCGACGGTTGTCCATGACTCTTGATCTCCCCCCGTCCGCTGACCCGTCGGTGGTGGCGCAAGCCGCCTCTCAGGTCTGTGGACGTTCCCCCCATGACATCTTGCACACTCTCACCTGCGCCCCCCAGAACGATGCCGATCTGGCGGCCCTCGCCGGGGCGCTTGCCAGTCTCGAAGGAGAGGTTCGACGCACATGA
- a CDS encoding antitoxin, whose amino-acid sequence MDFSSLVNKAKSFAQDNPEKVRAGLDKVEDVVNERTGGKYAEQVAKGAGVVENALGVPGQAKQAFLDEMGADEGGKPRPVQVDPVQSSGPIDPPSKI is encoded by the coding sequence ATGGATTTCTCTAGCCTCGTGAACAAGGCCAAGAGTTTCGCGCAGGACAACCCGGAGAAGGTTCGCGCCGGGCTCGACAAGGTCGAAGACGTGGTCAACGAACGCACCGGCGGGAAGTACGCCGAGCAGGTCGCCAAGGGTGCGGGCGTCGTCGAGAACGCCCTGGGCGTTCCCGGGCAGGCCAAGCAGGCCTTCCTCGACGAGATGGGCGCGGACGAGGGCGGAAAGCCCCGCCCGGTGCAGGTCGACCCGGTGCAGTCCTCCGGGCCGATCGACCCGCCGTCGAAGATCTGA
- a CDS encoding NAD(P)H-quinone dehydrogenase, translating into MNETQQRVTVLGGGPGGYEAALVAASLGAHVTVVDTDGIGGACVLSDCVPSKALISTAAYVGRVGQAEQMGVRLGSSPARHANDSVLDADLPAVNTRIKTLARRQSTDIATGLRDRGVDVVHGRGRLTGPSTVQIRPFDGDTYENRSDMILIATGAAPRTTDSARPDGERILTWQQIWELPQIPEHLIVVGSGVTGAELAQAYLGLGAHVTLVSSRDRVLPGEDQDAAHVIEDVFRERGMTVLNRSRMAAVRRTDDGVLVQLEDGREITGSHALLAVGSVPRTTELGLETAGVALTDRGHIKVDRVSRTTVRGIYAAGDCTGVLPLASVAAMQGRIAVAHALGDAVSPLDIRGVSSNIFTDPEIATVGLSQSQAETTNDVRQILMPLATNARAKMDDVQVGFVKLFARNGSNQVVGGVVVAPRASELIFPIALAVGQRLTVDQVAATITVYPSLSGSIAEAARRLHSVEG; encoded by the coding sequence GTGAACGAAACTCAGCAGCGGGTGACAGTGCTCGGCGGCGGCCCCGGGGGATACGAGGCCGCACTGGTCGCGGCCTCGCTGGGAGCCCACGTCACCGTGGTCGACACCGACGGCATCGGCGGGGCCTGCGTCCTGTCCGATTGCGTCCCCAGCAAAGCACTCATCTCCACCGCGGCCTACGTCGGACGCGTCGGACAGGCCGAACAGATGGGAGTCCGGCTCGGCTCCTCCCCGGCCCGGCACGCCAACGACTCCGTCCTCGACGCCGACCTGCCCGCCGTGAACACCCGGATCAAAACACTCGCCAGACGGCAAAGCACCGACATCGCCACCGGCCTGCGTGACCGCGGCGTCGACGTCGTCCACGGACGAGGCCGACTCACCGGCCCCTCGACCGTCCAGATCCGACCCTTCGACGGCGACACCTACGAGAACCGCTCCGACATGATCCTGATCGCGACCGGAGCAGCCCCTCGCACCACCGACAGCGCCCGCCCCGACGGAGAACGCATCCTCACCTGGCAACAGATCTGGGAACTGCCACAGATCCCCGAACACCTCATCGTCGTCGGCTCCGGAGTCACCGGAGCCGAACTCGCCCAGGCCTACCTCGGACTGGGGGCCCACGTCACACTCGTCTCCTCCCGAGACCGAGTGCTGCCCGGGGAGGACCAGGACGCAGCCCACGTCATCGAAGACGTCTTCCGCGAACGAGGGATGACCGTCCTCAACCGCTCCCGGATGGCCGCCGTCCGGCGCACCGACGACGGCGTGCTCGTCCAGCTCGAAGACGGCCGGGAGATCACCGGGAGCCATGCACTCCTCGCCGTGGGATCAGTGCCCCGGACCACCGAACTCGGACTGGAGACCGCCGGAGTCGCCCTCACCGACCGCGGACACATCAAGGTCGACCGGGTCTCCCGCACCACCGTCCGTGGCATCTACGCCGCCGGAGACTGCACCGGAGTCCTCCCCCTCGCCTCGGTCGCCGCCATGCAAGGACGTATCGCCGTGGCCCACGCCCTCGGCGACGCCGTCAGCCCCCTGGACATCCGCGGAGTCAGCTCCAACATCTTCACCGACCCCGAGATCGCCACCGTCGGCCTGTCCCAGTCACAGGCCGAGACGACGAACGACGTCCGGCAGATCCTCATGCCCCTGGCCACCAATGCGCGAGCCAAGATGGACGACGTCCAGGTCGGCTTCGTGAAGCTCTTCGCCCGCAACGGCAGCAACCAGGTCGTCGGCGGCGTCGTCGTCGCCCCTCGAGCCTCCGAACTGATCTTCCCGATCGCGCTCGCCGTCGGACAGCGTTTGACCGTGGACCAGGTCGCCGCCACCATCACCGTGTACCCCTCGTTGTCGGGTTCGATCGCCGAAGCGGCCAGGCGGCTGCACTCGGTGGAGGGATGA
- a CDS encoding PH domain-containing protein — translation MECRNFRQWGQLMVGGTLAAVAVAVMTAMIGGWIDRSLAGITWSVALSVLGWVVFVRPCVRVDDTGVRVVNILRDIHLPWERVDGARSSWSLVVESETGHYSSWAISGTASPGRDALLRRTVPSRPGENPTTTQLNRTADAGHVLTVEADDVHAGMTPPSLGASAAAIAALIERHRLDRPLPGEGSTAEQVTSRWAWPSVILLALSLTAVVVVSWV, via the coding sequence ATGGAATGCCGTAATTTTCGCCAATGGGGGCAGTTGATGGTGGGGGGAACCCTCGCTGCGGTGGCCGTCGCCGTCATGACCGCGATGATCGGAGGGTGGATCGACCGGTCGTTGGCCGGGATCACCTGGAGCGTGGCCTTGTCCGTACTGGGGTGGGTGGTCTTCGTCCGTCCGTGCGTGCGGGTCGACGACACCGGGGTGCGAGTCGTCAACATCCTGCGCGACATCCACCTTCCCTGGGAGCGCGTGGACGGGGCGCGTTCGTCGTGGTCCCTGGTCGTCGAATCAGAGACCGGACATTATTCGTCCTGGGCGATCTCCGGCACAGCGAGCCCCGGACGGGACGCCCTCCTGCGCCGTACCGTGCCGTCCCGCCCCGGAGAGAACCCCACGACCACGCAGCTGAACCGCACCGCAGACGCCGGGCATGTGCTCACCGTCGAGGCCGATGACGTCCACGCAGGGATGACACCTCCCTCGCTCGGCGCCTCCGCTGCCGCGATCGCCGCGCTCATCGAGCGTCACCGCCTGGACCGGCCCTTGCCCGGCGAGGGATCCACTGCCGAGCAGGTCACCTCCAGGTGGGCGTGGCCCTCAGTGATCCTGCTGGCGCTGAGCCTCACCGCTGTGGTCGTCGTCTCGTGGGTGTGA
- a CDS encoding aldo/keto reductase, producing MTGSSTVSTRTLVSGEKHVEMPRLGYGVYKIDQADAADCVTRALQLGYRSIDTASFYGNEEGVGRAVVESGLPREEIFVTTKAWNDAHGFDETLRAFDDSLSRLGLDQVDLYLIHWPCPAKEKYVDSWRALLRLQEEGRIRAAGVSNFEPEHLRRLVEETGQAPAVNQIELHPYLQQRELKAFHGEQGIATEAWSPLARGSELFAEPTVVRIAEETGATPAQVVLAWHLAQGNIVIPKSATPQRMAENLAAVDVTLDPGQIDTLDALDRGGRMGPDPCTFNG from the coding sequence ATGACTGGATCTTCGACTGTATCGACCCGCACCTTGGTCTCGGGGGAAAAACACGTCGAGATGCCCCGGCTGGGGTACGGCGTGTACAAGATCGATCAGGCGGATGCCGCCGACTGCGTCACCCGGGCTCTGCAGCTGGGTTATCGCAGCATCGATACCGCGTCCTTCTACGGCAACGAAGAAGGTGTCGGTCGGGCGGTCGTCGAGAGCGGACTGCCGCGCGAGGAGATCTTCGTGACCACGAAGGCGTGGAATGATGCGCACGGTTTCGACGAGACCCTCCGCGCTTTCGACGACTCCCTTTCCCGGCTCGGCCTGGACCAGGTCGATCTGTATCTGATCCACTGGCCGTGCCCGGCCAAGGAGAAGTACGTCGACTCCTGGCGGGCTCTGCTGCGTCTGCAGGAGGAAGGCCGGATCCGGGCAGCCGGGGTCAGCAACTTCGAACCGGAGCACCTGCGCCGCCTGGTGGAGGAGACCGGCCAGGCACCAGCGGTGAACCAGATCGAACTGCACCCCTACCTGCAACAGCGGGAACTGAAGGCCTTCCACGGTGAACAGGGCATCGCCACCGAGGCGTGGAGCCCGTTGGCCCGGGGCAGTGAGCTCTTCGCCGAGCCGACGGTCGTGCGGATCGCCGAGGAAACGGGGGCGACACCGGCGCAGGTGGTGTTGGCCTGGCATCTGGCACAGGGCAATATCGTCATCCCCAAGTCGGCCACGCCCCAACGGATGGCGGAGAATCTCGCCGCTGTGGACGTCACGCTGGACCCCGGACAGATCGACACCCTGGACGCGCTGGACCGCGGCGGACGAATGGGACCGGACCCCTGCACCTTCAACGGTTGA
- a CDS encoding phospho-sugar mutase, with protein sequence MTEPTLTRRSRRRETPVEIAADDLIAYAREWIKDDPDIALREELEELIAATEAGEAEALADLTHRFHGLLEFGTAGLRGALGAGPNRMNSSVVMRTAAGLMSYLNGRIGLPTVVVGFDARLASSQFVRDTASVVVGAGGRALVLPRPLPTPVLAYAVRHLCCDAGVMVTGGHNPALDNGYKVYAGDGAQIAPPMDSDIRRHIERVRRVVDIPQADDGWEVLGDEVASSYVHAVSALVPVGAPRDLRIVHTSLHGVAGETFKAVLHEAGFPAPAVVAEQDAPDPSFPTMEYPSPDEPGALDLAITLARAKGADIVLAHDPDGDRCAVAVPDLTVEEGWRKLRGDEVGALLVWDAVQRGVQPGEVFARSLVSSRLFDKIVDAAGCAGKETLTGSKWVSRVEGLRLGYEESSAFCLAPQVVRDEDGISAGLLIAALAARLKDQGRTLTDVLDELETTHGVHATDTFAVRVTDPALTARIMHRLQSEVTFGGTVAGVMVERTEDLSHPEDSLPATEGMRYTFADGSRVVIRPSGTEPKLKVYLETVVATQDTTGLYTARDEATRRLAALRAAFESFTLV encoded by the coding sequence ATGACCGAACCAACGTTGACCCGTCGTTCCCGCCGTAGAGAAACCCCCGTGGAGATAGCCGCGGACGATCTCATCGCCTACGCCCGTGAGTGGATCAAGGATGATCCCGATATCGCCCTGCGTGAGGAGCTCGAAGAGCTCATCGCAGCGACCGAGGCCGGGGAGGCCGAGGCGCTGGCCGATCTGACTCACCGTTTCCACGGTTTGCTGGAGTTCGGCACTGCTGGGCTGCGCGGGGCGCTGGGCGCCGGCCCGAACCGGATGAACAGTTCCGTGGTCATGCGTACCGCTGCGGGTCTCATGAGTTATCTCAACGGCCGGATCGGTCTACCGACCGTGGTGGTCGGTTTCGATGCCCGGTTGGCGTCTTCCCAGTTCGTCCGGGACACCGCTTCGGTGGTGGTCGGCGCGGGTGGTCGGGCTCTGGTGCTGCCCCGCCCGCTGCCTACTCCTGTCTTGGCGTACGCGGTGCGTCATCTGTGCTGTGACGCCGGGGTCATGGTGACCGGCGGACACAATCCGGCGTTGGACAACGGGTACAAGGTCTATGCGGGCGACGGGGCGCAGATCGCTCCTCCGATGGACAGCGACATCCGGCGTCACATCGAACGAGTGCGTCGGGTCGTGGACATTCCTCAGGCCGACGACGGCTGGGAGGTCCTCGGTGACGAGGTCGCTTCCTCCTATGTCCACGCCGTGTCGGCGCTGGTGCCGGTGGGGGCACCTCGTGATCTGCGGATCGTACACACCTCTTTGCACGGTGTCGCCGGGGAGACCTTCAAGGCGGTTCTGCACGAGGCCGGTTTCCCCGCGCCTGCCGTGGTCGCCGAACAGGACGCGCCGGATCCGTCCTTCCCGACCATGGAGTACCCCAGCCCGGACGAGCCCGGAGCCTTGGACCTGGCGATCACGTTGGCCCGGGCGAAGGGTGCGGACATCGTCCTCGCGCACGACCCCGACGGTGACCGTTGTGCGGTCGCCGTTCCGGATCTGACCGTCGAGGAGGGCTGGCGCAAGCTACGGGGTGACGAGGTGGGCGCCCTGCTCGTCTGGGACGCCGTACAACGGGGCGTCCAGCCTGGTGAGGTCTTCGCTCGTTCGCTGGTGTCCAGCCGGTTGTTCGACAAGATCGTCGATGCCGCCGGTTGCGCAGGCAAGGAGACCTTGACCGGGTCGAAGTGGGTCTCCCGGGTGGAGGGTCTTCGTCTGGGCTACGAGGAGTCCTCCGCTTTCTGTCTGGCACCTCAGGTCGTCCGGGACGAGGACGGTATCTCGGCAGGTTTGCTGATCGCGGCGTTGGCGGCCCGGTTGAAGGATCAGGGTCGTACGTTGACCGACGTCCTCGACGAGTTGGAGACCACGCACGGTGTGCACGCCACGGACACCTTCGCCGTGCGGGTGACCGATCCTGCTCTGACTGCGCGGATCATGCACCGCTTGCAGTCGGAAGTCACCTTCGGTGGCACGGTCGCCGGAGTCATGGTGGAACGGACCGAGGATCTCTCGCACCCGGAGGACTCTCTCCCGGCGACCGAGGGAATGCGTTACACCTTCGCCGACGGTTCCCGCGTGGTGATCCGTCCCAGCGGCACCGAGCCGAAGCTGAAGGTGTATCTGGAGACGGTGGTCGCCACGCAGGACACCACCGGGCTCTACACCGCCCGCGACGAGGCGACACGCCGGCTAGCAGCGCTTCGGGCGGCTTTCGAGTCGTTCACCCTCGTCTGA